From the genome of Vigna angularis cultivar LongXiaoDou No.4 chromosome 11, ASM1680809v1, whole genome shotgun sequence, one region includes:
- the LOC108333211 gene encoding probable WRKY transcription factor 69, translating into MYHRRFNKPIQVANPDEPEPEPEPTSEPGPASPSSCDDTKTEAPSPKKRREMKKRVVTIPIGDVDGSKSKGETYPPSDSWAWRKYGQKPIKGSPYPRGYYRCSSSKGCPARKQVERSRVDPTKLIVTYANDHNHSVPLPKSNSSAISAAASPAESAARFPPEEEMAVFSTHSDFELAGDAAVLLSQYHFRWFDDVASTGVLESPICGEVDDVAMPMREEDESLFADLDELPECSVVFRRGNIPRSSAIRCGCITG; encoded by the exons ATGTACCACCGTAGATTCAACAAACCGATACAGGTGGCTAACCCAGATGAGCCCGAGCCCGAGCCCGAACCCACCTCAGAACCTGGGCctgcttctccttcttcctGTGATGACACTAAGACAGAAGCACCGTCACCtaagaaaag GAGGGAGATGAAGAAGAGGGTGGTGACGATACCGATCGGTGATGTGGATGGATCTAAGAGCAAAGGAGAGACGTATCCACCGTCCGATTCGTGGGCCTGGAGAAAGTACGGCCAAAAGCCCATCAAAGGCTCTCCTTACCCAAG GGGATATTACCGATGCAGCAGTTCAAAGGGGTGTCCCGCAAGGAAGCAAGTGGAGCGAAGCCGTGTGGATCCCACAAAGCTCATAGTCACCTACGCCAACGACCACAACCACTCCGTCCCCCTCCCAAAATCCAATTCTTCCGCCATTTCCGCCGCCGCCTCGCCGGCCGAGTCCGCCGCAAGGTTCCCACCGGAGGAGGAGATGGCCGTGTTCTCGACTCACTCCGATTTTGAACTCGCCGGCGACGCGGCGGTTCTGCTCAGCCAGTACCACTTTCGGTGGTTCGATGACGTGGCGTCCACCGGCGTCCTCGAGAGCCCGATCTGCGGCGAGGTGGATGATGTGGCGATGCCGATGAGGGAGGAGGACGAGTCGCTCTTCGCCGATCTCGACGAGTTGCCGGAGTGCTCGGTGGTTTTCCGGCGGGGGAATATTCCGAGGAGCAGCGCGATCCGGTGCGGTTGCATCACAGGATAA
- the LOC108333689 gene encoding uncharacterized protein LOC108333689 — protein MPFSINILDYWLFFFFLLSLNNVYSAFISTKAMDAEQVLKLLDTFWFQTTIFTNKTSSPFHATADTTSQSLVKEVLPFDSKLIRVSTLQLRSLSDQNLGSSMGVFSDFPSPNSVLTPPKLMPILSGKEVGDFPPEKGNGKHEDEQVVTTKKVCHSDRRRRRRRSFRKGKATRSLSDLEFKELKGFMDLGFVFSEEDKDSRLVSLIPGLQRLGREDAEELSSQHNIDETVICRPYLSEAWGVLDQKKHVNPLLNWRVPVVGNEIDMKDNLRFWAHTVASIVR, from the coding sequence ATGCCCTTTAGCATTAATATTCTTGATTATtggttgttcttcttcttccttttgtCCCTAAACAACGTTTACTCAGCATTCATTTCAACCAAAGCAATGGATGCAGAACAAGTTCTGAAATTGTTGGATACTTTCTGGTTTCAGACAACAATTTTCACCAACAAAACCTCGTCACCTTTTCATGCGACAGCGGACACAACATCTCAGTCCCTTGTGAAGGAAGTGCTTCCTTTTGATTCAAAGCTCATCAGAGTTTCAACCCTGCAACTGAGGTCTCTTAGTGACCAAAACCTGGGGTCAAGTATGGGTGTTTTCTCTGATTTTCCATCACCAAATTCTGTCCTCACACCACCGAAGCTGATGCCAATTCTTTCTGGGAAGGAAGTGGGAGATTTTCCACCGGAAAAAGGTAACGGAAAGCATGAAGATGAACAAGTAGTCACTACCAAAAAAGTGTGTCACAgtgatagaagaagaagaagaagaagaagtttcAGAAAAGGAAAAGCAACAAGAAGCCTCTCAGACCTTGAGTTCAAGGAGCTAAAAGGCTTTATGGATTTGGGTTTTGTGTTTTCCGAGGAGGACAAAGACTCAAGATTGGTTTCTCTGATTCCAGGGTTGCAAAGGCTAGGAAGAGAAGATGCAGAAGAATTGAGTTCACAACATAACATTGATGAAACTGTGATTTGCAGGCCTTATTTGTCAGAAGCTTGGGGTGTTTTAGACCAAAAGAAACATGTGAATCCATTGCTAAATTGGAGGGTACCAGTTGTAGGAAATGAGATAGACATGAAGGACAATCTCAGGTTCTGGGCTCATACAGTAGCATCAATTGTAAGATAA